A DNA window from Alligator mississippiensis isolate rAllMis1 chromosome 11, rAllMis1, whole genome shotgun sequence contains the following coding sequences:
- the LOC102561222 gene encoding E3 ubiquitin-protein ligase TRIM15-like, whose product MVPVEEAVQEYKEKIETQLVILRKERLKLQKFIVKKENVHQKYLNHVQAKRQKITNEFKELHQFLEEQEQILLALVRVVEEEIVKEQKDFVTRLLEEIAGLSELISKIEEKCQQPSSEFLQDIRDTLSRYENVKFQKAEFFSIDLQKKIHNFAETCKTLEDTTMKFKDHLLEEMGKNRVDVILDPATAHSNLTCLKIREVWNTNRQNKLSLTILRDSVLLCVCWALKGFWQGNITGRWKWEIRKAGQLGLLGHQ is encoded by the exons GAAAAAATTGAGACTCAGCTAGTGATTCTCAGGAAAGAAAGACTGAAGCTTCAGAAGTTTATagtgaagaaagaaaatgtaCACCAGAAATATTTG AATCATGTACAAGCTAAGAGGCAAAAGATCACAAATGAATTTAAAGAACTGCACCAGTTTCTGGAGGAACAAGAACAAATCCTGCTGGCCTTGGTGAGAGTGGTGGAAGAGGAGATTGTGAAAGAACAGAAGGATTTTGTCACCAGGCTCTTGGAGGAAATAGCTGGCCTCAGTGAGCTGATTAGTAAGATAgaggagaagtgccagcagccaTCGAGTGAGTTCCTGCAG GACATTAGAGACACCTTGAGCAG GTATGAAAATGTCAAGTTTCAGAAAGCAGAGTTTTTTTCTATAGACcttcaaaaaaaaatccacaattttgcTGAAACATGCAAAACTCTAGAAGATACAACAATGAAATTCAAAG atcaTCTCTtggaagaaatgggaaaaaatagAG TGGACGTTATTTTGGATCCAGCAACAGCTCATTCAAACCTAACCTGTCTGAAGATCAGAGAAGTGTGGAATACAAACAGGCAGAACAAACTCAGCCTGACAATCCTGAGAGATTCAGttctgctctgtgtgtgttgGGCTCTGAAGGGTTTCTGGCAGGGAAACATTACTGGGAGGTGGAAGTGGGAAATCAGGAAGGCTGGACAATTGGGACTGCTAGGACATCAGTGA